The segment TAAAATACCCATTGAAGAAGATATTGCATATGAGGTGGTTGCTTAAAGTCAATGCTTTTTCTACCACTGACAATTCCAAGAACCACCACACCAAAGCTATAGGTGTCAGCTTTCTCTGTTAATTGCCCACGGTTAGCATATTCAGGAGCTGTGTATCCtctgcaaaattcaaaatatatggtCTTACTATCTCTATTGAAAACTTTGGAATTAGAAAAAGAAGTTGATAAAGTAGGAGTTTCATCACAGTGTTCCTGCAACTCTTGTGCTAACATGAGATTTATCATTTGGAAGAAGTCTTGCCAACCCAAAATCTGCTATTTTTGCCTCAAAGTTGTCGTCAAGTAATATATTGCTTGATTTAATGTCACGATGGATGATACAAACATGGAATTGCTCATGGAGATAGGTCAGACCACGAGCAGTGCCTAGTATAATGTTGAACCTTTCCTTCCAGCGCAGAAATCTTCTATTTTTTCCTACATGAAGGGCAATTCACTAGACTTTGAAAACCCATCATGTTTGTTGTAACAGATGAAATAAACAAAAGATGAAAGTTAAGGAATAGAAAACCAAATAATATTCTGTCAAGGCTCCTATTGGGCATGTACTCATAAATCAGGAGTCTTTCTTGGTCTTGTCTGCAACATCCAAGTAAACGCAGAAGattttggtgatgaacatttgaaATGAGTTTCACTTCGCTTTTGAATTCTGAAATTGCACGGGCAGAGTGATCTAATGTCAGCTTCTTTACTGCCACAACTTCGCCATTTTTCAATGTACCCTGCAAAAATCAAATATCTCATCGTTTGAATACATCAACGCAGAAGCCTAATATGGAcagcaaataaataataatttaccttAAATACTTCACCAAACCCTCCTTCTCCAtgtttatttgcttgatcaaaatTGTTAGTTGCCTTTTTCAGTACCTTGAAATCAAAATCCTCTCGCTCACGGAGTTCAGTTGCTCCTTCCCTATCCGCTGTTGCATAAATTTGTTATATTAGTACTAATTAAGATCGAATTAACTTGCAAGACTTTTGCTTCATTATATTAAATTTAGCCATTAATAATATACCTCTTTTCTGGCTTGGGCGCCCTATCTGCTTCCGGAAGACAAGGATACAAGTTAGAAGGGCAAGTAGGAATACCCCTCCCCCAACAGCAACTATGATCAACTCTAGAGAACTCGCCCTCTTCCCTGAAAAACAAAACGGAGAATACCTCAACCCTGAATAAATCATTGCAAGTAGGAGTaactgtttgaattttttttaataaaaatcgaTTTAGGTGATCGGCTGAAGCTCTTCGTTACTTATTTTATGAAATTAAATTTCTGAAATCGTAAATTCAAAAATGCTTCTAAGGGAAAAGCGTGAAAAGCGTTAACAAATTTGCAATCACTTCAATTGAATGTAATTAAATTCTAACCTGTGGGTAAGAAACGTGCTAATTCGATAGTCGCATTGCTTGGAAAAAAGGGTTCGGAACAATATCGTAAGTAGCAGCCGGCGTCTAAAGCCCGTCCCTCGGAGCGAGGAAAACACTTGTTTATGTTTTCCTGAGCAATACTCAGGCAATTTTTGCAGGAATCCTCTTTAATGGAACGCAGACAGAAGGCAAGTCCATAGATAGTGGTATTAGACGGCCCGTTCCTCGTCTGCGCAGCAAAATAATCTTTTATTTGCGGAGTTGCAGTGCAAAGATCACTTATCAAACTTCGACCAGTTGCCGAAATTAAATCGGAATTGGCCGCATCGACATCGCCGCAGAGCGGTTTATGTGTGGTATCAGTGTATAGATCATAAAAATAGATACTCTCGTAACGCAGATAACAACCGTCGTAGTATGCTTTGGCGGACACACCGGAGCAGCTGCGAATTTGGTTCTCTGCAACTTTTATGCAGTTAACGCAATCGGCAGAGGACTTATCCTTTCTGCACTGCGCCAGAACGTATACTGAATCTGTTGTTGTCTCTGAAGATGTCTCCTCGTCTTTTGTAGTAAATCCAGATGCACCAACTTCTTTCACCACAGATGAAAGGGCGGAGTTCAAAATTTGCTCAAAGAGGGTTGCGTTGTTTGGGGGGCAAAACTCTGGGGTCTGCATTTGTAGGCTAAAAGTGTGGTCTCTGGGTCTGCTCTAATGGGGGCCATTATTAATATGGGAAATAAAATAGTAAACCTTACAGTATTGTCCACTTGCAGACGTCTTCCAGCCATGGCTCTGGATTTTCCCATTGATATTCGAGAGACGCTTAAAAGTGCGACTGGAAATGAAAGGGCTCTTCCTCTCTTGAAGCGTTGACATTTCAGATCTAGTTCTCATTTACTTTGGATAGATTGAAGCAGCAACTGTAGGGGATTGGTTCCATTTGGAAAAGTTTCTACTGTGGTAAGGTTTAATAAATTCTTCTTGCAAATTCTGCCCATTTTTTTAATCCGCATCGTTGAAAGTTTGACAAAATATGAGCGGAATTTCAGGCAAGCCACTTGGAATGTTTCAGTGAACCTGCTCATTAATAAATGGTGCAGGCTGGTGTGTTGCTCGCCGGCCAAGTTGTTCCAGCTGCACCTCTTTAGAATCTttgagaaatatgatttgattatgatTGAAATATTCCTTAGTGTACCTTAATTAACATTTTAAATTGATTCAGATGAACCGGAAAGAATTTTTACAATGAGGAACCCCCAAAAGGATCAGCTATGTGGAACTTTATGGTGAAGAGTAGAGAGGTAATCTTACCTCACCTTTCTTGGGTTGTTAATTCTCGAGATAAGGCTCTCTTCTGTACAGAATCATGGAATGGCCTTTCCTCGATTAAATCCTCTTGCAATCTGTCCAGGGCTCATGAGATTTTCGAAGCCTTATGGGGTCCTAAGGTTAGTGACTATTTTACAATTGAGTCAAAGGATGTGTTGTGCCGGGGGGAGTGGAAAGATCTATCAGATGTTTCGAAAGCTAATGAGGATAAAATGGGAATACAAAATGTTCTGAGTCAGAGGTTTCTCTGTATTAATAAGGAGAGGGATAAACTGATTTTGACTAGGAATAGTAAGGGGAAGTATAGTGTTAAAGACGGATATCAATCTTTGGTTAAGGGGAGGGTTAATGTAGACAGGAAGGAGTTCAGATTTTGTTGGCATGATGCAGTGCTTCCAAAGGCGGGGGTCTTTCTTTGGTTGGCCCTCCAAAACAAAATTCTCACTAGTGAAAGGTTGGCTTCATAGATTAGGTATTGCTGACACTTTCTTGTGTGTTTTATGTGGCAAGGGTATGGAGGACAATAATCATTTGCTTCTCAATTGTGATTTTGCCCAAGATTGTTGGAAATGGGTTTTAAATAAGCTAGGTTGGCAGGGGCCCCTTTCCAATTCTCTAACCAAGCTACTAATTGAATGGCCATCGCTCCATAAAGGTTCCTTCTTTGCGGAAATCTAGAGGATTGTTCCAGCCACTGTGGTTTGGGGATTGTCATGGGAAAGAAACAAAAGGATCTTTAGAAAGGAGACTTTGAATGTGGATAAGGTATGTGAACTCATTGAAAGGTCAATTTTAGAATCTGTTAATGCATACACAATGAGGTATAAGTCCTTGCCCTCAGCTTTTACCTCAGATGATAATTAGGTTCTTAACAGATGGAGTCAAATTAGTATCCCTTTCAAAGGTATGTTCGTGGGGAAGAAGTCCAAGAAGGATTCTCATAGGCAAGTTAAGTGGGAAAAGACACTGAATTCATTTTTGAAGTTGAACGTTGATGGTGCTTCCAAGGGGAACCCAGGCAGATCACGGGTAGGTTGTGTTTTAAGGGATCAAAATGGTTGAATTGTGAAGGTAGCTTCCTATAGGCTACCTAATGTTTCAAATAGTTTGGCTAAGGCAAGGGAACTTTTGGAAGGTGTTAAAATTGCAACCAACATGGGAGTGTCCAAGCTGCATATTGAGGGTGATTCGCAGATTATCACCTCGGGTCTTATCTCCAAGAAGGTGACAGATTGGGAGTTGTAGTATGTGTTAGAGGAAGTTTGGTAGCTCCTACTGAGATTTGATGATTTCAAAATAAGTCATTCCTATAGGGAGGTGAACCAGTTGGCTGATAGGTTATCTAATTTGGGGGTAGAATTGGTGCAGGGCTCGTGCGCTTGGGAGGTTGATGAAATTCTAGCCCTGTTAAGTGATAAGCCAATCTTGGCCAATTTGGTTGAGGAATTGGGGTTGGTTTAATAACTTTGTAAGGCAAACTAATTGGGGCAGCGAAGATTGGATATGTAAAAGCAGTCTCAAATAGGTCAGTACAGACAAATATTCTATCAGCAACAACATCTACCCCCTCTACATCTGTCTAGATGTTAGGCTTGCATTCACCAACCATCAGTTCCAAGGATTCAAACTAAAAGGAAGAGCAGAGTAGCAGTTCAAGTCAATCTCATAATAACAGTCAATCATAGTCAAGTGAACTTGGAAAAGTTACAGGTTCATCTTTGAAAGAGGATGCTAGGAGTTCTACTACAGGTGAACGTTGAGAGCTAAGGGATCAAGTACAGGTTCATCCCATAAAAAATCAAACAATTGCATGGTGGGTTCAGGTAAGGGAGGATCTCATAAAAGAGCTGGTGGGGGGAAGGTAAATGCATTGGGCAAAAATACATGTGAAAAGAAATTGCAAGCTAGTCATGCAACTGATAAGGCAATGGAAAATGGTCGTGGGGATAATGCAAGTAGTCATAGATTTATAGTTAAACCCCCCAATCCTAGACGAAATCCTGCTCCAAGTGTCAATGTGGGACAACTGAGTACATGGTCTTTTCAGCACGTAGAGGGTCTTATCCTATCACTTCTGACAAACATGAGACAAATAATGTGAAAACAAAAAGTGAAGGTTGATTTTTTTCATGCTGGTACTGCCCTAGAGGTTAATACTAAGTCCTGGGGTAGAGCAATTAAGTTAAAGATGGCTTCACAAAGGGTGAGGATGGAGACGGATTATCCACTGGTATTCCAAGTGAAGATCGCAGTAGAATAGGTGAAGTAATTGATAGAACACTAGAGCACCTAAAATAACTCTATCATCAACATCAACTAAAGAGATCATTTCAACAAAGGGTGTAGTTGATGCCAAAATAATTAGGGTATGTGAAAAAATTCAAACAATAGTATCAGGGAGGAGTTGTGCACATGTTTGTAAAGCTACTTGCAGAGATGAAGTGGCTATGAAGCTTCTGGAAAATGTGGCAGTGTGTGAGCCATCTAAGGATGAGAAAGGTTTCCATGGCAACTCTACAAGACAAGAGCTTAAAACAGTAGGTGATAGTTTGGTCAAGTCTACAATAAAGTGCTCTATAGATGGTCTGAATTCTCAAGTTGTTGACGATGAAGATGACAAAAGTACCATAGATACAAAGAGGTCATTTGCAAGCCCTCTGCTCATGAAACATGGTGTCTACATGATTAGACTCTCAGCCAGGTAATGATGGACATTAGTCGCTTATGTGTAAGCTGGTTACCATAGTTCAAGGTGGTTCATAGAATGGGTGGTCTCGCCTTATATTGGGTTGTATTTTGAGATGGTTGGTTTTGGAGTAGCAATCGGAATCATCTGACCTTTATATGTAATCCTTCATTTCAATAATCTAAGTACGAGTCTTTGACCCTttgccaaaaaagaaaaaaatcattttaaattgatttttaaaataaaacattttattaatattgatgcaatgcaaaaggggcacaaggcacaaaagaAAAGTTCAAATGTTAGTGGATTTGTCACAACCAAAACGAAatataaatgaatttaaaaaactcaacatgcatatcaagagagacatacaacatacaataagaagcatacataaatgaaaaagggaaagaaaaccctccaagatgctccccaaaatgctcatagatattcctcctttgttcctctcctctccaagtcccacatgagtgtagctctcagctttttgcactatccatggatgtcatatgaaaattcaagatggttgtgaaaatgacaacaaatgcttatgcaagtgtaaatgatttactatgagaaagcacctactTAGTCTATGTAAATCTTAATATAATAACAATGAAAATTCTtcttaatgctctctaaaatgactataagtttgatgcacaaaagacttcggatcctgaaaatgaagaatgagagctctatttataggagaaatagggcaatggatggtcaagattgagtaatcttaacaagggccaggattgaggggtttatgatccatgtgatggttttcaacccaatcccatgatgacaaatgtcaacatgagatggcttgagaggagagggaagaagcactaaatgcttgagatgacatgaaggttaccttgggagggtttggttaggctcgag is part of the Cryptomeria japonica chromosome 10, Sugi_1.0, whole genome shotgun sequence genome and harbors:
- the LOC131047337 gene encoding cysteine-rich receptor-like protein kinase 43, producing the protein MQTPEFCPPNNATLFEQILNSALSSVVKEVGASGFTTKDEETSSETTTDSVYVLAQCRKDKSSADCVNCIKVAENQIRSCSGVSAKAYYDGCYLRYESIYFYDLYTDTTHKPLCGDVDAANSDLISATGRSLISDLCTATPQIKDYFAAQTRNGPSNTTIYGLAFCLRSIKEDSCKNCLSIAQENINKCFPRSEGRALDAGCYLRYCSEPFFPSNATIELARFLPTGKRASSLELIIVAVGGGVFLLALLTCILVFRKQIGRPSQKRADREGATELREREDFDFKVLKKATNNFDQANKHGEGGFGEVFKGTLKNGEVVAVKKLTLDHSARAISEFKSEVKLISNVHHQNLLRLLGCCRQDQERLLIYEYMPNRSLDRILFGKNRRFLRWKERFNIILGTARGLTYLHEQFHVCIIHRDIKSSNILLDDNFEAKIADFGLARLLPNDKSHVSTRVAGTLGYTAPEYANRGQLTEKADTYSFGVVVLGIVSGRKSIDFKQPPHMQYLLQWVWSLYEDNQVLHVVESEKEMEGYSEEEVLRVINLALQCIQVSVRDRPSMSEVVTIRLSKDENDFQKPLQPSFIDVGYKELTESNATITESLDAR